Proteins found in one Paenibacillus sp. FSL R10-2782 genomic segment:
- a CDS encoding EscU/YscU/HrcU family type III secretion system export apparatus switch protein, whose protein sequence is MKEPLEAPSPFRKKAVALKYTPGESEAPIVVAKGSGRIADSILEKAKEHGVPVQEDAALVEVLSKLDLDEQIPAELYQLVAEVLTYIYQMDKLAPRDDS, encoded by the coding sequence ATGAAAGAGCCGTTGGAGGCTCCTTCTCCTTTCAGGAAGAAGGCTGTTGCCCTTAAATATACGCCCGGTGAGAGCGAAGCCCCAATCGTCGTTGCCAAAGGCAGTGGTCGTATTGCGGATAGCATTTTGGAAAAAGCCAAGGAGCACGGCGTTCCCGTTCAAGAGGATGCCGCACTGGTTGAGGTATTGTCCAAGCTTGACTTGGATGAACAAATTCCTGCTGAGCTATATCAATTGGTGGCAGAGGTGCTCACCTATATATATCAAATGGATAAGCTTGCTCCAAGGGATGATAGCTGA
- a CDS encoding ribonuclease HII, whose amino-acid sequence MEEKVVAATDMLRYEKERWKQSYERIAGIDEVGRGCLFGDVVAAAVILPKGELLEGVDDSKKLTDKKRETYYELIMEKAIAVGIGYVDAQTIDAINIKQAARLAMKQAVEALHVSPDYLLVDAEKVDLPISQLSIIKGDASSQSIAAASIIAKVTRDRLCKGEWDAKYPEYGIGIHKGYATKLHREQILALGATAMHRRSFLGNLLIEQPTLFDL is encoded by the coding sequence ATGGAAGAAAAAGTGGTAGCGGCAACGGACATGCTGCGCTATGAAAAAGAGCGCTGGAAGCAATCCTATGAACGCATCGCTGGTATTGATGAGGTAGGCCGAGGATGCTTGTTCGGGGATGTTGTGGCTGCTGCGGTTATTTTGCCGAAAGGTGAGCTGCTGGAGGGTGTAGATGATTCCAAAAAGCTGACGGACAAGAAGAGGGAAACCTACTATGAGCTGATTATGGAGAAGGCCATTGCCGTAGGAATCGGGTATGTTGACGCACAAACGATTGATGCCATCAATATTAAACAGGCAGCTCGTTTGGCTATGAAGCAGGCTGTTGAGGCTCTGCATGTATCTCCTGATTATTTACTTGTAGATGCAGAAAAGGTGGATTTGCCTATATCCCAGCTTTCTATTATTAAAGGAGATGCGAGCAGCCAATCTATTGCTGCGGCTTCAATCATTGCCAAGGTAACCCGTGATCGACTGTGCAAAGGTGAATGGGATGCAAAGTACCCGGAATATGGGATTGGCATACATAAAGGTTACGCTACCAAGCTGCATCGGGAACAAATTTTGGCGCTGGGGGCTACTGCAATGCATAGACGTAGCTTTCTTGGTAATTTGTTGATCGAGCAACCGACGTTGTTTGACCTGTAA
- a CDS encoding nitroreductase: protein MTEHTFSEHVIDVIQERRTIKRFKSDPIPVDTIKELLDVAVWAPNHKMREPWRFLLFAGDGRRKLAEAIEADMGKDNKFESGILHNPIQLLVVLEEDPRQAVWDEDFAAVSALVQNFMLAAWSKGIGTFWVTKPFLYSPKFRKHLGIQPGEKVIGMVYAGYPEVIPEPRPRIPAVDKLTLFDK from the coding sequence GTGACAGAGCATACCTTTAGTGAACATGTCATAGATGTAATTCAGGAACGGCGGACCATTAAACGGTTCAAATCCGACCCCATTCCGGTAGATACCATTAAAGAACTGCTGGACGTTGCTGTATGGGCCCCCAATCATAAAATGCGCGAGCCATGGCGTTTTCTCTTGTTTGCCGGCGACGGGCGGAGAAAGCTCGCTGAAGCTATTGAAGCTGATATGGGCAAGGATAACAAGTTCGAAAGCGGCATTTTGCACAATCCAATTCAGCTTTTAGTTGTGTTGGAGGAAGACCCTCGTCAGGCAGTTTGGGATGAGGATTTTGCAGCAGTTAGTGCCCTTGTACAAAATTTTATGCTTGCCGCATGGAGTAAAGGAATCGGAACGTTCTGGGTCACAAAGCCTTTTCTGTATTCGCCGAAATTCCGCAAGCATTTGGGAATCCAGCCTGGTGAGAAGGTCATCGGAATGGTGTATGCAGGTTATCCTGAAGTCATTCCAGAGCCAAGACCACGTATCCCAGCAGTGGATAAGCTGACCTTATTTGACAAATAG
- the rplS gene encoding 50S ribosomal protein L19 yields MNIVQAITEEQLRKDLPNFRPGDTLKVHVKVIEGTRERIQLFEGVVIKRRGGGISETFTVRKISYGVGVERTFPLHSPKIDKIDVARRGKVRRAKLYYLRELRGKAARIKEIRR; encoded by the coding sequence ATGAATATCGTCCAAGCGATCACTGAAGAACAACTGCGTAAAGATTTGCCTAACTTTCGTCCTGGTGACACTTTGAAAGTGCACGTGAAAGTTATTGAGGGAACTCGTGAGCGTATCCAGTTGTTTGAAGGTGTTGTAATTAAACGCCGTGGTGGTGGAATCAGTGAGACTTTTACAGTTCGTAAAATTTCTTACGGTGTAGGTGTGGAAAGAACTTTCCCGCTTCATTCCCCAAAAATCGATAAAATCGACGTGGCTCGCCGTGGTAAAGTGCGTCGTGCGAAGCTTTATTATCTTCGTGAACTGCGCGGTAAAGCAGCGAGAATTAAAGAAATTCGTCGTTAA
- a CDS encoding YifB family Mg chelatase-like AAA ATPase: protein MYGKLHGACLYGIDGVLIEVETDLSNGLPQTAIIGLPDSAIREAVERVRAAIKNCGFKYPSQRVTINLAPADLRKEGSSFDFAIALGLLTTSEQVVLPAGERTLFIGELALDGSIRPVNGVLSMVDLAKREGFHSVLLPEENAGEARLITGIRIYAVRHLMDLIPAKDHAQYIIEGQSKDRNTNDLPNPMDDEGTNQTGNQIISQDIKQAMDPAPKAIPNEAEHYVQGKRITVRQRAMIHSYDHLPQADQIPMCEVKDVIDVMEDYSDVLGQLHAKRALIIAAAGMHNIILIGPPGAGKTMLIRRLPSILPPLTEKEALEVTKIYSAAGKWKESSPHLMNIRPFRSPHHTISAAGLVGGGGIPKPGEISLAHRGILFLDELPEFSRHVLEVLRQPLEDRNVTISRSRAVFKYPAHFLLAASMNPCHCGFFGSDTQHQRCTCSSSVVARYRSRISGPLLDRIDLQLEVSQPKDWREEKESLSSAEMRRQVLLAAQRIQIDRYNKLPFSWNSELSGQMLRKYAVLELHAAELLDQTMDALGLSMRAYDRILKLSRTIADLGQSEQIMVSHVAEAIQYRNMDRAQANISEE, encoded by the coding sequence ATGTATGGAAAACTACATGGAGCTTGTCTTTATGGAATAGACGGTGTTTTGATTGAGGTGGAGACGGATTTGTCGAATGGGTTGCCTCAAACTGCGATTATCGGATTGCCGGATTCAGCAATTCGGGAAGCCGTAGAGCGCGTAAGAGCAGCGATCAAAAACTGCGGTTTCAAGTATCCCTCCCAGCGTGTAACCATAAATTTGGCTCCTGCTGATTTACGTAAGGAAGGTTCATCCTTTGACTTTGCAATCGCTTTGGGATTGCTGACAACCAGCGAACAAGTCGTTTTACCTGCGGGTGAACGGACGTTATTCATCGGTGAACTAGCGCTGGACGGCAGTATTCGCCCCGTGAACGGGGTATTGTCTATGGTTGATTTGGCCAAGCGAGAAGGATTTCATTCGGTGCTGCTTCCTGAGGAAAATGCAGGTGAAGCACGCCTGATCACGGGTATACGTATTTACGCTGTTCGTCATCTGATGGATCTTATTCCAGCAAAAGATCACGCACAATACATTATTGAAGGACAATCAAAAGATCGGAATACTAACGACTTACCTAATCCAATGGATGATGAGGGAACTAATCAAACAGGTAATCAAATAATTAGTCAAGATATTAAGCAAGCTATGGATCCAGCTCCTAAGGCAATCCCGAATGAAGCCGAGCATTATGTCCAAGGCAAGCGTATTACAGTTAGGCAGCGGGCTATGATCCATTCTTATGACCATTTGCCCCAGGCAGATCAGATACCCATGTGTGAGGTCAAAGATGTGATTGACGTTATGGAGGATTATAGCGATGTATTGGGCCAGCTACACGCCAAACGAGCCCTAATTATCGCTGCTGCCGGAATGCACAATATCATCCTTATTGGGCCGCCTGGTGCCGGAAAAACGATGCTAATCCGCCGGCTTCCATCCATTCTGCCGCCCTTGACCGAAAAAGAGGCACTGGAGGTTACCAAAATATACAGCGCCGCCGGGAAGTGGAAGGAGTCATCGCCTCATTTAATGAACATTCGCCCCTTCCGTTCACCTCATCATACGATTTCTGCTGCTGGACTGGTGGGAGGAGGCGGCATTCCCAAGCCGGGAGAAATTAGCCTTGCACATCGGGGGATTTTATTTCTGGATGAGTTGCCTGAGTTTAGTCGTCATGTGCTAGAGGTGCTGAGGCAGCCGTTGGAAGATCGCAATGTGACAATCAGCCGTTCACGTGCAGTTTTTAAGTACCCGGCACATTTCTTACTTGCAGCTTCTATGAACCCGTGTCACTGCGGCTTTTTCGGAAGTGATACGCAACATCAGCGCTGTACCTGTTCATCTTCTGTGGTAGCTCGCTATCGTTCGCGTATTTCTGGTCCATTACTGGACCGGATCGATCTTCAGCTTGAGGTATCGCAGCCGAAGGACTGGCGTGAGGAAAAAGAGTCACTGTCGTCCGCTGAAATGCGTAGACAGGTGTTGTTAGCTGCTCAAAGGATACAAATCGATAGGTACAACAAGCTTCCTTTTTCATGGAATAGCGAATTATCCGGTCAAATGCTCCGGAAATATGCGGTATTAGAACTCCATGCGGCAGAACTGCTTGATCAGACGATGGATGCGCTTGGTTTAAGCATGCGTGCGTATGATCGAATTCTCAAGCTGTCACGCACTATTGCAGACTTGGGTCAATCAGAGCAGATCATGGTGTCGCATGTAGCTGAAGCCATTCAATATCGGAATATGGACAGGGCACAGGCCAATATTTCAGAAGAATAA
- the ylqF gene encoding ribosome biogenesis GTPase YlqF, with product MTIQWFPGHMTRARRQIEAKLKLIDLVIELIDARLPLSSRNPMIDDILQGKPRMIILNKADLADPVVSQQWIAYFKEQGHIAFQVDATTGTGMKEIPVQARLLLKEKIDRQISKGMNPRPMRALIVGIPNVGKSTLINRMAGRSIAATGDRPGVTKAQQWIKIGEIELLDTPGILWPKFEDQNVGYRLAVTGAIKEEILNVEDIAFFATKYLVQYYWDELAARFELTERPEDTENADEIVSVMEAIGRKRGCIVSGGRVDLEKSSKIILRELRAGKLGRFSLEAPY from the coding sequence GTGACGATTCAATGGTTTCCTGGTCATATGACCAGAGCGCGCCGCCAAATTGAAGCAAAATTAAAGCTGATTGATTTGGTAATTGAGCTGATTGATGCTCGTTTGCCGCTTTCCAGCCGTAATCCAATGATTGATGATATTTTGCAGGGCAAGCCGCGAATGATTATTTTAAATAAGGCAGATTTGGCAGACCCGGTAGTATCACAGCAGTGGATTGCCTACTTTAAGGAGCAGGGGCATATCGCTTTTCAGGTGGATGCTACAACAGGTACAGGAATGAAAGAAATTCCGGTTCAGGCCAGGTTGCTGCTTAAGGAAAAGATAGATCGGCAGATTTCTAAAGGTATGAACCCACGTCCTATGCGTGCTTTGATTGTTGGTATACCAAATGTCGGTAAATCGACCCTGATCAACCGTATGGCAGGACGTAGCATTGCAGCTACGGGCGATCGCCCTGGGGTGACGAAGGCACAGCAATGGATCAAGATTGGTGAAATTGAGCTGTTGGATACACCGGGTATTTTATGGCCCAAATTCGAGGATCAGAATGTTGGCTATCGTCTGGCGGTTACAGGTGCGATCAAGGAAGAAATTTTGAATGTTGAGGATATCGCTTTTTTCGCGACAAAATATTTGGTTCAATATTACTGGGATGAGCTTGCAGCACGTTTTGAGCTGACTGAACGTCCCGAGGATACGGAAAATGCCGATGAAATTGTTAGTGTCATGGAAGCGATTGGACGTAAACGCGGCTGTATTGTCAGCGGTGGACGTGTAGATCTCGAAAAGTCGTCAAAAATCATTTTACGTGAGCTGCGTGCAGGTAAGCTGGGACGTTTCAGTTTGGAAGCTCCTTACTGA
- a CDS encoding DNA ligase, protein MNIGSVFRGLLGDVKAGEAKKLDMQPGQVVRGVVLKVSEDGGEAVLQIQGSQVRAKLETPLQPGQSTLLQVQPASPSGMTVLKPLNDAANTGQKTVALADVLDSVGLPDTAQNRELIQAMQKNGVPLTSENAASLRDALAKQPGKLQMETFVQAAAVAFQRGLPLTAESINGLRQAMFGPPLNDLLSSLEQQLEAVFKQQGQGASADRMAGEATAAKWADRTSSAPSGVSSAVVADAPEGLVPVLSKDAAAVATKQSEAAQAAGGKETLKGTQAANLAAIVGEAGASATDMDAPTGTAASVAKGDVSGEPVVANGRGAIASDLVADSGVNAPESGADVLRASRAGAEQPQAATAGTQQPKGTDGAPAATTAEPAGAKPAATANAADRTAAPQAAAGNSATPEAPLQRLRTLLQELRAAVPPALGTAAPEQPAAEAPQLAAGAQRATDTAAAQPAAAVPSSTQLTPTEDPWVGRVLKLLGAEHEQQVHRAAAQTAQGTAAARMEPPEGAQPLPGLAAAAGGAVSADADTVKGALLQLMSSDDLPPALKEAAQQVVQHLTGQQLLLNTDRTAPFAQVHMFIPFVGPDGRETATIQIQSRRGKRGELDASNCRLWFDLDMKALGPTLVDVQVVDRIVSLKLHNDQDWVASLLTSGRESIHTALESIGYQLLTLRTEPMPVRTEQESKGMVFSEVQSYVPQPYKGVDLKI, encoded by the coding sequence ATGAATATCGGATCTGTATTTCGAGGATTACTTGGTGATGTGAAGGCGGGAGAGGCTAAAAAGCTCGATATGCAGCCAGGTCAAGTCGTACGGGGCGTCGTATTAAAGGTGTCTGAGGACGGCGGTGAGGCTGTGTTGCAAATTCAAGGCTCCCAGGTCAGAGCCAAGCTGGAAACCCCTCTTCAACCTGGCCAGTCCACATTACTTCAGGTCCAGCCAGCCTCACCCAGCGGGATGACTGTGCTTAAGCCTTTGAACGATGCAGCCAATACAGGGCAGAAGACTGTAGCGCTGGCAGACGTACTGGATTCGGTGGGACTACCAGATACAGCGCAGAACAGGGAACTGATACAGGCGATGCAAAAGAATGGCGTACCGTTGACATCGGAAAATGCGGCTTCTTTACGGGACGCTTTGGCGAAGCAGCCAGGAAAATTACAAATGGAGACGTTTGTGCAGGCAGCAGCGGTTGCCTTTCAACGTGGATTGCCATTGACGGCGGAAAGTATAAACGGTTTGCGACAGGCGATGTTTGGCCCTCCTTTAAATGATCTTTTGTCTTCGCTGGAGCAGCAGCTTGAAGCAGTATTCAAGCAGCAAGGACAGGGAGCATCAGCTGACCGTATGGCGGGAGAAGCAACAGCTGCAAAGTGGGCTGATCGAACGTCCTCTGCTCCATCAGGCGTTTCTTCAGCTGTTGTTGCAGATGCACCAGAAGGCCTAGTTCCTGTATTGTCCAAAGATGCCGCTGCTGTTGCTACAAAGCAGTCAGAAGCGGCACAGGCAGCAGGAGGCAAGGAGACGCTGAAAGGGACTCAGGCAGCAAATCTTGCTGCTATAGTCGGTGAAGCGGGCGCCTCGGCGACAGACATGGATGCACCGACTGGAACTGCTGCATCTGTAGCTAAAGGGGATGTTTCGGGAGAACCAGTTGTAGCTAATGGGCGTGGAGCTATAGCCTCGGACCTGGTGGCGGATTCTGGTGTAAATGCGCCTGAATCGGGCGCTGATGTATTGAGGGCTTCACGCGCCGGAGCGGAGCAGCCGCAAGCTGCTACAGCGGGTACACAGCAGCCTAAGGGTACCGACGGCGCTCCAGCGGCGACAACGGCAGAGCCTGCCGGGGCGAAGCCCGCTGCAACCGCCAATGCGGCCGACCGCACCGCCGCGCCGCAGGCCGCTGCGGGCAACTCGGCCACACCGGAGGCGCCTCTCCAGCGGCTGCGCACGCTGCTGCAAGAGCTGCGCGCGGCGGTGCCGCCCGCGCTGGGCACGGCTGCGCCGGAGCAGCCCGCCGCAGAAGCGCCGCAGCTTGCGGCTGGCGCTCAGCGGGCTACGGACACCGCTGCTGCCCAGCCAGCGGCGGCCGTGCCGTCCAGCACGCAGCTCACCCCCACGGAGGATCCGTGGGTGGGCCGCGTGCTGAAGCTGCTCGGTGCAGAGCACGAGCAGCAGGTACATCGCGCGGCTGCACAGACCGCGCAGGGAACGGCGGCGGCCCGTATGGAGCCGCCGGAAGGAGCGCAGCCGCTGCCGGGATTAGCGGCTGCGGCGGGCGGTGCGGTGTCAGCGGACGCCGACACCGTGAAAGGAGCGCTGCTCCAATTGATGAGCAGCGATGACCTGCCGCCCGCGCTGAAAGAGGCGGCGCAGCAGGTCGTGCAGCACCTGACGGGTCAGCAGCTACTGCTGAATACGGACCGGACGGCCCCTTTTGCACAGGTACACATGTTTATTCCATTTGTCGGTCCGGATGGTCGTGAAACAGCTACGATTCAGATTCAGTCTCGACGCGGTAAACGCGGAGAGCTGGATGCATCCAACTGCAGACTTTGGTTTGACTTGGACATGAAGGCGCTCGGCCCGACATTGGTGGATGTGCAAGTCGTGGACCGGATTGTGAGCCTCAAGCTCCATAACGATCAGGATTGGGTCGCTTCGCTGTTGACCAGCGGGCGTGAATCCATTCATACGGCGCTGGAATCGATAGGCTATCAGCTTTTAACGCTTCGAACCGAGCCGATGCCAGTAAGGACTGAACAGGAGAGCAAAGGTATGGTCTTTTCGGAGGTACAGAGCTATGTGCCTCAGCCGTATAAAGGAGTCGATCTTAAAATATGA
- a CDS encoding MarR family transcriptional regulator, protein MDNNKHNEGTALKLDNQLCFAIYACSREITKLYQPYLEKLGVTYSQYLVLIVLWEREECTVKELGEALYLDSGTLTPLLKRLQNAGLIDRKRSTQDERKVLISLTPEGSTLREKALSVPGCIQEKTSMTHDHFGSLLHQFNDLLDRVHEANVQVEKS, encoded by the coding sequence ATGGACAACAACAAACATAATGAAGGTACAGCATTAAAACTTGATAATCAGTTATGTTTTGCCATATATGCGTGCTCCAGAGAGATTACGAAGCTATACCAGCCTTATCTGGAAAAGCTTGGTGTGACATACTCACAGTATTTGGTGCTCATTGTGTTGTGGGAGCGCGAGGAATGTACAGTGAAGGAATTAGGCGAGGCGCTGTATTTGGACTCAGGCACACTGACCCCGTTATTGAAAAGATTGCAGAATGCCGGACTCATTGACCGGAAGCGTTCGACTCAGGATGAGCGCAAGGTGCTGATCTCCTTGACTCCAGAAGGGAGTACATTGCGGGAAAAAGCGCTATCTGTACCGGGATGTATTCAAGAAAAAACAAGCATGACCCACGATCATTTCGGTTCGCTCCTGCATCAGTTCAATGATCTGCTGGATCGGGTTCATGAAGCGAATGTGCAGGTTGAAAAATCATAA
- the lepB gene encoding signal peptidase I, protein MEQEVGQGAIQPTDQDGTPKRKPKNEIFEWIKAIVIALVLVFLIRWFLFKPFIVDGPSMQPNFHTGERVIVNEILYDFRSPKPGEVIVFHVPDEGRDFIKRVIAVEGDTVKVEGDTITVNGKPIQEPYLKAPLEEAHQNGELYNKFTNFPNENFKDGKVPAGHIFVMGDNRSNSTDSRMIGYIDLKEVVGRADVIFWPVKDMKWINH, encoded by the coding sequence ATGGAGCAAGAAGTAGGACAGGGAGCTATACAGCCGACTGATCAGGATGGTACACCCAAGCGTAAACCGAAAAATGAGATTTTTGAGTGGATCAAAGCCATTGTTATCGCGTTAGTGCTTGTCTTTTTAATCCGGTGGTTTCTTTTTAAACCGTTTATTGTGGATGGCCCGTCGATGCAGCCTAACTTTCATACCGGAGAACGTGTCATTGTAAATGAAATTTTGTATGATTTCCGTTCCCCCAAACCGGGAGAGGTCATCGTGTTTCATGTGCCGGATGAAGGAAGAGATTTCATTAAGCGCGTCATTGCCGTTGAGGGCGACACGGTCAAGGTAGAAGGTGACACGATTACGGTGAATGGTAAACCTATTCAGGAGCCTTACTTGAAAGCTCCGTTGGAGGAAGCGCATCAAAATGGTGAGCTTTACAACAAGTTTACAAATTTCCCAAATGAAAACTTTAAGGATGGTAAAGTTCCGGCAGGGCATATTTTTGTGATGGGGGATAACCGTTCCAACAGTACAGACAGTCGGATGATTGGATATATTGATTTGAAGGAAGTCGTGGGCCGGGCTGATGTTATTTTCTGGCCGGTGAAGGATATGAAGTGGATTAACCACTAG
- the sucC gene encoding ADP-forming succinate--CoA ligase subunit beta — MNIHEYQGKEVLKQYGVAVPNGKVAYTVEEAVAAAESLGSAVTVVKAQIHAGGRGKAGGVKVAKSLDEVRTYASEILGKVLVTHQTGPEGKEVKRLLVEEGCDIRKEYYVGVVVDRATGRVVIMASEEGGTEIEEVAAATPEKIFKAVVDPAIGLQVYQARKLAYDINIPNELVNKAVKFMQALYEAFVDKDCSIAEINPLVVTGDGNVLALDAKLNFDSNALFRHKDILELRDLDEEDEKEIEASKYDLSYIALDGNIGCMVNGAGLAMATMDIIKYYGGDPANFLDVGGGATTEKVTEAFKIILSDPKVKGIFVNIFGGIMQCDIIANGVVEAAKQLGLTRPLVVRLEGTNVELGKQILAESGLNIVAADSMADGAQKIVELVQ, encoded by the coding sequence ATGAATATCCATGAATATCAGGGTAAAGAAGTATTGAAGCAGTACGGAGTGGCTGTACCGAACGGTAAGGTTGCCTATACGGTGGAGGAAGCCGTTGCTGCAGCAGAATCGCTTGGAAGCGCTGTTACGGTGGTAAAGGCGCAAATTCATGCTGGTGGACGTGGTAAAGCCGGCGGTGTGAAGGTGGCCAAAAGCTTGGATGAAGTGCGCACTTATGCTTCAGAAATTTTGGGTAAGGTGCTGGTGACACATCAGACCGGGCCTGAAGGCAAAGAGGTTAAACGCCTTTTGGTAGAGGAAGGCTGCGATATTCGTAAAGAGTATTACGTTGGTGTTGTCGTGGATCGTGCGACCGGACGTGTCGTGATCATGGCCTCGGAAGAAGGCGGTACGGAAATCGAAGAGGTAGCTGCGGCTACTCCGGAGAAAATTTTTAAAGCGGTTGTTGATCCGGCGATTGGGCTTCAGGTATATCAGGCGCGCAAGCTGGCGTATGACATTAACATCCCGAATGAGTTGGTAAACAAGGCGGTTAAGTTCATGCAGGCGCTCTATGAAGCTTTTGTGGACAAGGATTGTTCGATTGCAGAGATCAATCCGTTAGTCGTCACAGGTGACGGGAATGTGCTGGCGTTGGATGCCAAACTGAATTTTGACTCTAATGCGCTGTTCCGTCATAAGGATATTTTGGAGCTGCGTGACCTGGACGAAGAGGACGAGAAAGAAATCGAAGCTTCCAAATACGATTTGAGCTACATCGCATTGGACGGAAATATTGGGTGTATGGTCAACGGCGCAGGTCTTGCAATGGCGACGATGGACATTATCAAATATTACGGTGGCGATCCGGCCAACTTCCTGGACGTAGGGGGCGGTGCGACGACAGAAAAGGTAACCGAAGCGTTCAAAATCATTTTGTCCGATCCGAAGGTAAAGGGCATTTTTGTGAACATTTTCGGCGGAATTATGCAGTGTGACATCATTGCGAACGGTGTGGTGGAGGCTGCCAAGCAATTGGGGCTGACACGTCCGCTTGTTGTCCGTCTCGAAGGTACGAATGTCGAGTTGGGTAAACAGATTTTGGCAGAATCTGGTTTGAACATCGTGGCGGCTGATTCCATGGCGGACGGTGCCCAGAAAATCGTCGAACTTGTTCAATAG
- a CDS encoding YraN family protein, with protein MRNDMRTGSKDQRKAKGALGEQAAASFLENLGYRIIERNWRCRSGEMDLIASREDTLVFIEVRSRSSSNYGTPAESITARKITQVRQTAAVYLHMNGIRDIPIRFDMISVRLIDETAVVTEHIIEAF; from the coding sequence ATGAGGAACGATATGAGGACCGGAAGCAAGGATCAACGAAAAGCCAAAGGAGCTTTGGGTGAACAGGCAGCGGCTTCGTTTTTGGAAAATCTGGGGTATCGTATCATAGAGCGTAACTGGCGATGTCGTAGTGGTGAAATGGATCTGATTGCCTCCCGGGAGGATACTCTCGTGTTTATTGAAGTACGCAGCCGAAGTAGCTCCAATTATGGAACGCCCGCAGAATCAATCACTGCACGTAAAATAACTCAGGTTCGCCAGACAGCTGCTGTTTATTTGCATATGAACGGGATTAGAGATATTCCAATCCGTTTTGATATGATTTCTGTACGATTGATTGACGAAACCGCAGTCGTCACGGAGCATATAATTGAGGCATTTTAA
- a CDS encoding organic hydroperoxide resistance protein: protein MMTIQQKMYETTVKAVGGRNGYVESSSPELRLNIDTPKEMGGAGGAGTNPEQLFAAGYSACFDSALNMVARMQRIKHEGTEVTATVNFGKVEDGGFGIGVNLDVLVKGVDHETAVKLVEGAHEQCPYSRATRGNIEVKLNVL from the coding sequence ATGATGACCATTCAACAAAAAATGTATGAAACAACAGTAAAAGCAGTTGGAGGACGTAATGGTTATGTCGAGTCTTCTTCTCCTGAACTTCGTTTAAATATTGATACACCCAAAGAAATGGGCGGTGCAGGTGGCGCGGGTACGAACCCGGAGCAATTGTTCGCAGCAGGCTATTCAGCGTGTTTTGACAGTGCCTTGAATATGGTTGCCCGCATGCAGCGTATTAAGCATGAAGGTACCGAAGTAACAGCAACCGTCAATTTCGGTAAAGTTGAAGATGGCGGCTTTGGTATCGGAGTAAACCTTGATGTACTGGTGAAAGGCGTTGACCATGAAACAGCGGTAAAACTGGTTGAAGGCGCACATGAACAGTGTCCTTACTCCCGCGCTACCCGCGGCAATATTGAAGTCAAGCTGAACGTGCTCTAA